The window TTGCCTTTGTAGGGAGAGCACATATAAATGAGTTTTAGTGGCTTGCCCTCATGTGTTTTGACAAGAGTAGCGACTGTGTCCGCTGTCATGCTGAATTTGCGGTATGCCCGGCACTCTGCTACCAGATCACGCATCCATGAGACACAATTCTGTTCGATATGTAACCGCTGGGCGAATGCAGATCTGTCATTTCCAAGTCCACGCGCATGTTTATAAGCATCAAGCGAATTCTCAATTTGATCTAATAAATCCATTGATTTTTCCTCCTAATTCAAATATGGGCAGCTATCTGTTTCCACCTGCGCGACTGGAATAGCAAGGCTTATCATCAGCTTGTACCTATCACAGTTTTTAAAATCTTTGCAGCGCGGGCAGTTGACACATTCGGAAAGTGCGTAACTGGCAAGATCATATAAATCATCCTGCTGGATACTCACATATCCGTACTCTTTGCTATGGGTAACATCAAACTTATTGATGATTACAAAATCTGAAGCTTTAATATCACGTCTCAACTTTTCCGCAAAGTTGTTATCCATCCGGCCTATTATGGAATCAGATGCCTTAATCAGAAATGTTGATGCAGTTTTGAGATATTTGCGCTCAGTGGGCGTGAGCGCCGTTTGCGTTTTTAACCAACTATTCAGGCGCTCCCACACTACCAAAATGATTAGATTATGTTCACGGTCATTTTTATTGAGATAGTTTTTCATGATCTGCGCCCGCCCCTGTTCCGAACTGGCTTTTTCGGCTGGCGGCTTTTCGTCCGCTCCTTACCCGCGACGCTGCGCATCTGACGGTTCCAGAACCTATATGCACTTTCGCATTTTGCCATTTAAAATTCCACCTTTCATAAATAAGATTTTCCGAATATTGCCATGAACTCGGCGCGGGTGTGCGTTCGCTCAAATGCTCGCTGGGCATCCTGCTTTAATTTCACGTCAAGGGCATCTTTTCTTCATCATATGGGTCAATGTATTCAAAGTTAAATTCCTGATCCTCTACAGAATAAATCCCTTTGGGGATCATGGTCATCCGGGTATCCAGTCCATACGCATTCCAATAGTTCACAATGAACGCGCAATAAAGCACCTTGTTTTCATCAGTCAATTCTGTGTATCCTTTGACCGCTGTGAAATCCACCTGATGAATAGCCATCAGATCTTGGGCGTCTCGAAGATGATAATCCCGACAACCTTGCCGCTGATATATTTTTTCAAGTTCATTTCTTTTCATCTGTCTACATCTCCTTTATGCTGATTTTTGCGGTCTTGAGCTATCAAATAAATAAGAAAAATCGCAATCATACATTTTACATAATTGCTTTATCTGAGGTACTGTGAATTTCCCACTTTTCTTTTTGCTTTCATAGGACACACGAGAGATCTCAAGTATGTCCGCAACATACTGATTTGTATGCCCACGTCGTGCTTGTTCAGCGTCTAAATTGAAATACATATTTTTCACTCCTTCTTCATTAGTTTACATTTCGCAAACTTTGATTATAGTATAATTACAGTTTGCAAACTTGTCAAGCTGTTTTTTTAAATAAGTTTTCACTTTGCAAACATTTTTGTTGACATCGTAATTTTTTTGCAGTACTATATTTTCTAAAGAGAGGTGTTTAACTTGTACTCATTTGGAAGTTTATTAAAACAAGCACGAATGACCGCTGGATTTTCTCAGGTCGAATTAGCATTAAAAATTGGAATAGCAAAATCCACGCTTTCTTTATACGAAAGTGATAAACGTGAACCTGATGTTGAAATGATTAAAAAGATATCTGTTGCTTTGGAAGTTGACCCTAATTATTTATTAGGAATCGAAAAAACCACTTCGCAACAATTTTCAGCTACAGAAGTAGAAATAATAAAAAAATACCGCCTGCTTGACCAAAGAGGTCAACAAGCGATAGAAGATACTTTACAACGTGAATTATCTTATATTGTAACTAATAAGAATATGGTTGATATGTCTGTGATTGCTTCCGATGCTATAGACACTATTGACAAGATAACCGAGGCAATGTCCAAAAACCAGCACAACTTGGTGCGCAAAAAATAATTTTTCCTATTCTTAGGAACGGTTACATTACATGGATCGTTGTTTACAGCGCATAAAAAGCAATTTTATCATATCATTTTAAAAAATAAATACTGCAAATTGTTATTTAATCACAGTTTGCGTTATAAATAAAAAAGCCGCTCGCTGATGCATACAGCGAACGGCAAAGATAAGGTACCACGTCAGTGATAACCTCTAATACATTGTAACATATTAGAAAAATATGTCAATTTAATGGAGGAGTATTATTATGAAGTTTGGCAATTGGGATTCTTTAGTTCATGAGGATTTTGATCAGCTGAAAAGAATAGCCTTTTCACAAAGGATTAAATCTGAAAATATCACTCTTGATGCAGAGCATGAATCTGCGGAAATCGTCGGTACTGATGGCATTTATGAAGTTAACCTTTGCGATTGTACATGCTATGATTTTCAGACAAGGCAACTTCCTTGTAAACATATATACCGATTAGCTTCTGAACTCGGATTTCTTTCCGAACT of the uncultured Caproiciproducens sp. genome contains:
- a CDS encoding DUF5651 domain-containing protein → MKNYLNKNDREHNLIILVVWERLNSWLKTQTALTPTERKYLKTASTFLIKASDSIIGRMDNNFAEKLRRDIKASDFVIINKFDVTHSKEYGYVSIQQDDLYDLASYALSECVNCPRCKDFKNCDRYKLMISLAIPVAQVETDSCPYLN
- a CDS encoding helix-turn-helix transcriptional regulator, which produces MYSFGSLLKQARMTAGFSQVELALKIGIAKSTLSLYESDKREPDVEMIKKISVALEVDPNYLLGIEKTTSQQFSATEVEIIKKYRLLDQRGQQAIEDTLQRELSYIVTNKNMVDMSVIASDAIDTIDKITEAMSKNQHNLVRKK
- a CDS encoding SWIM zinc finger family protein; the encoded protein is MKFGNWDSLVHEDFDQLKRIAFSQRIKSENITLDAEHESAEIVGTDGIYEVNLCDCTCYDFQTRQLPCKHIYRLASELGFLSELPKISRKAEKAFNGSIPEEIERYKRLYLDGAISLEKLNKIVNALHSK